From the Leptolyngbya sp. O-77 genome, one window contains:
- a CDS encoding ATP-binding cassette domain-containing protein, giving the protein MSIITVDRLSKVYPVAVKEPGLKGTLTHFFRRTYRNIPAVQDVSFAIEPGEFVGFLGPNGAGKTTTLKMLTGLIHPSSGRISVAGHVPYRREPGFLQKITLVMGQKQQLIWDLPTLDSLRINAAVYGIPDVEFRRRLGELSDMLALDRQLNQPVRKLSLGERMKAELLAALIHQPKVLFLDEPTLGLDVNAQSSVRDFLRQYNQQFQATVLLTSHYMADITALCRRVLMIHQGKLIYDGSLDGLLERFSPCREVTVELGQDPQPQVLERFGHLKAIEGRVAHFIVPQEALTQTLSRLLAELDIADLTVTDPPVEEVIGRVFQSGGLDNTGDSASA; this is encoded by the coding sequence ATGTCTATCATCACTGTCGATCGCCTCAGTAAGGTCTACCCCGTTGCGGTCAAAGAGCCGGGACTCAAAGGCACGCTGACCCACTTCTTTCGGCGCACCTACCGCAACATTCCTGCCGTGCAGGACGTGTCCTTTGCGATCGAGCCGGGCGAATTTGTCGGGTTCCTCGGCCCCAACGGCGCAGGCAAAACCACCACGCTGAAAATGCTGACCGGGCTGATTCACCCCTCTAGCGGGCGTATCTCGGTGGCGGGACACGTCCCCTATCGGCGCGAACCAGGCTTTTTGCAAAAAATTACTCTCGTGATGGGGCAAAAGCAGCAGTTGATTTGGGATTTGCCCACGCTCGACTCGCTGCGGATCAACGCCGCCGTCTACGGCATTCCCGATGTGGAGTTTCGCCGCCGCCTGGGAGAACTGAGCGACATGCTGGCCCTAGATCGACAGCTCAATCAGCCCGTCCGCAAGCTGTCGTTGGGCGAGCGGATGAAAGCGGAACTGCTAGCGGCGCTAATCCACCAGCCCAAGGTGCTGTTTTTGGATGAACCGACGCTGGGGCTGGATGTGAATGCCCAGAGCAGCGTCCGCGACTTTTTGCGGCAATATAACCAGCAGTTTCAAGCCACCGTGCTGCTGACCAGCCACTACATGGCAGACATCACCGCCCTCTGCCGCCGCGTGCTGATGATTCATCAAGGCAAGCTAATCTATGACGGCAGCCTGGACGGACTGCTGGAGCGGTTTTCGCCCTGCCGCGAGGTGACGGTGGAATTGGGGCAAGACCCACAGCCTCAGGTTCTAGAACGCTTCGGACACCTGAAGGCGATCGAGGGCCGCGTGGCTCATTTCATCGTGCCCCAGGAAGCGCTGACGCAGACCCTATCGCGGCTGCTGGCGGAGCTAGACATTGCCGATCTCACGGTCACCGATCCGCCTGTGGAAGAGGTGATTGGGCGCGTGTTTCAAAGCGGCGGTCTGGACAATACGGGCGACAGCGCATCGGCTTAA
- a CDS encoding SAM-dependent methyltransferase translates to MVKLSHVVPFGRSLAEYRLMFNLTDLDLSRTILDAGGGPASFNAEMHQLGYRVVSIDPIYQFSGAEIEQRFYACASDIIRQVKDTPNAWVWGYHQSPDHLLQNREMALRLFLADYDQGKAAGRYLVGELPDLPLSDRPYDLMLCSHLLFLYSDHISLEMHCRSIAALMARGQELRIFPLLTLERERSPHLEPVCEFLIDLGYRVEIVPVQYELQKGGNEMLRVTRLAV, encoded by the coding sequence ATGGTGAAACTGAGCCACGTCGTTCCCTTTGGGCGATCGCTTGCCGAGTATCGCCTGATGTTTAACCTGACTGACCTCGACCTGTCCCGCACCATTCTAGATGCGGGCGGTGGCCCAGCCAGCTTCAACGCCGAGATGCACCAGTTGGGATATCGGGTGGTTTCCATTGACCCGATTTATCAATTCAGCGGCGCAGAAATCGAGCAGCGGTTCTACGCCTGCGCCAGCGACATCATCCGCCAGGTAAAAGACACGCCCAATGCCTGGGTGTGGGGTTATCACCAGTCACCCGACCACCTGCTGCAAAACCGCGAAATGGCGCTGCGGCTCTTTTTGGCAGACTATGACCAGGGCAAGGCAGCGGGGCGCTATCTCGTAGGCGAGTTGCCCGATCTGCCGCTGAGCGATCGCCCCTATGATCTGATGCTCTGTTCTCACCTGCTGTTTCTCTACTCCGACCACATCAGCCTGGAGATGCACTGCCGCTCCATCGCCGCCCTCATGGCCCGTGGGCAAGAGCTCCGGATCTTTCCGCTGCTAACGCTGGAACGAGAGCGATCGCCCCACCTCGAACCTGTCTGCGAGTTCCTCATAGACCTGGGCTATCGCGTGGAAATCGTTCCCGTCCAGTATGAACTGCAAAAAGGCGGCAATGAGATGCTGCGGGTGACGCGGCTGGCGGTCTAG
- a CDS encoding MBL fold metallo-hydrolase has translation MLDPIHQWFSTQRITDSLYLITEPHYYWFNRANLWLIKGRDRDLLIDTGLGVLSLRSYLAGLLDKPLLAIASHIHFDHAGGMHEFDQRAIHAAEASALRMGDDYEALCTPQQGWVRQEDFHQLPYEGFTVETYTLRACEPTQILNEGDVLDLGDRALEVLHLPGHSPGCIALYDPKTQELFSGDVIYDGELLDELHCSHIPTYLNTYDRLSQLPVETVYPGHYRIFGKADYRQIVDDYRRSRRSPGCPSEPIKSQNDRA, from the coding sequence ATGCTCGATCCAATCCATCAGTGGTTCTCTACCCAACGCATTACCGATTCTCTGTATCTCATCACCGAGCCGCATTACTACTGGTTTAACCGGGCCAATTTGTGGCTGATCAAGGGGCGCGATCGCGATTTGCTGATCGACACGGGGCTTGGCGTGCTGAGCCTGCGGAGCTATCTGGCGGGTTTGCTGGACAAGCCGCTGCTGGCGATCGCCTCCCACATTCACTTTGACCACGCCGGGGGAATGCACGAGTTTGATCAGCGGGCGATTCACGCGGCTGAGGCTAGCGCCCTGCGAATGGGCGACGACTACGAGGCGCTGTGTACGCCGCAGCAGGGCTGGGTGCGCCAGGAAGACTTTCACCAGCTCCCTTACGAGGGGTTTACTGTGGAAACCTACACGCTGCGGGCCTGCGAACCGACGCAGATTTTGAACGAGGGCGACGTGCTAGATCTGGGCGATCGCGCGCTGGAGGTGCTGCATCTGCCGGGCCACTCTCCGGGCTGCATTGCGCTGTATGACCCAAAGACGCAGGAACTCTTTTCGGGGGATGTGATTTATGACGGCGAATTGCTGGACGAGCTGCATTGCAGCCACATTCCCACCTATCTGAACACCTACGATCGCCTGTCCCAACTGCCCGTGGAAACGGTCTATCCGGGGCACTATCGGATTTTTGGCAAGGCGGACTATCGGCAGATTGTGGACGATTATCGGCGATCGCGCCGCAGTCCGGGCTGTCCTAGCGAACCCATAAAGTCCCAAAACGACAGGGCTTAG
- a CDS encoding histidine phosphatase family protein encodes MIHLRLLPICARALTGGAIALLSAFTLLGCASGPMASSPTPSAPPSAAPPSPIAQSTAPTAPPLVVQPPSRSAEELWALLRQESGVVVLFRHARAPGTGDPPAFRIDDCSTQRNLDAAGQQQARQLGEAFRQRQIPVARVLSSQWCRSLDTARLMDLAPVEPFPVLNSFFGDRTTEPQQTRALQQFILDQRNTPGVAVLVTHQVNITALTTLVPREGEAVLVRATPQGEIEVLGRI; translated from the coding sequence ATGATTCACCTGAGGCTGCTTCCAATCTGCGCCAGGGCGCTGACAGGTGGGGCGATCGCCCTGTTGAGCGCCTTCACCCTATTGGGCTGTGCCTCCGGGCCGATGGCCAGTTCACCCACACCCAGTGCCCCGCCCAGCGCCGCACCGCCCAGTCCCATCGCCCAGTCCACCGCTCCCACCGCGCCGCCCCTCGTGGTGCAACCCCCGTCCCGCTCTGCCGAGGAACTGTGGGCCCTGCTGCGACAGGAATCGGGAGTAGTGGTGCTGTTTCGCCACGCCCGCGCCCCAGGAACAGGCGACCCACCCGCCTTTCGGATCGACGATTGTTCGACCCAGCGCAACCTGGACGCAGCGGGGCAGCAGCAAGCGCGGCAGTTGGGCGAGGCGTTTCGGCAGCGGCAGATTCCGGTGGCGCGGGTGCTGTCGAGCCAGTGGTGTCGCAGCCTAGACACAGCGCGGCTGATGGATTTGGCCCCGGTGGAGCCATTCCCCGTGCTGAACTCATTTTTTGGCGATCGCACCACAGAACCCCAGCAGACCCGCGCCCTCCAGCAGTTCATTCTGGATCAGCGCAACACCCCCGGCGTGGCCGTGCTGGTCACCCACCAGGTCAACATCACCGCCCTGACGACCCTCGTGCCCCGCGAGGGCGAAGCCGTCCTCGTTCGCGCTACGCCCCAGGGCGAGATTGAAGTTCTCGGAAGAATTTAG
- a CDS encoding SDR family oxidoreductase yields MNLQDSVAFVTGANRGIGKAYVEALVQAGARRIYAAARSLDSLNDVVAIAPDRIVAIALDVTDASQVQAAAAAAPDVTLLINNAGVLGAGGLFTDRSVETAQWEMTTNYFGTLAMIRAFAPILKQNGGGAIANMLSIASVVNVPVFSSYSASKAALYSLTQGARAELTQQGTLVVGAFPGPVDTAMAEAVPLDKAAPIEVAKAVLEAIAQGAEEVYPDPVSQHVFANLKTPLKEAEKQFAGMLPQ; encoded by the coding sequence ATGAACCTTCAAGACTCAGTGGCCTTTGTGACCGGAGCCAATCGCGGCATTGGCAAAGCCTATGTGGAGGCGCTGGTGCAGGCGGGCGCTCGACGCATCTACGCCGCTGCGCGATCGCTCGATTCGCTAAACGATGTGGTGGCAATCGCCCCTGACCGAATTGTGGCGATCGCCCTCGACGTGACCGATGCGTCCCAGGTGCAGGCTGCTGCCGCCGCCGCGCCAGACGTGACCCTGCTGATCAACAATGCGGGCGTGCTGGGGGCAGGCGGCCTGTTTACTGACCGCAGCGTGGAAACGGCGCAGTGGGAAATGACGACCAACTACTTTGGCACACTGGCGATGATTCGCGCCTTTGCGCCGATTCTGAAGCAAAACGGCGGCGGGGCGATCGCCAACATGCTCTCCATTGCATCTGTCGTCAACGTGCCCGTGTTCAGTTCCTACAGCGCGTCCAAGGCGGCGCTCTATTCCCTGACGCAGGGCGCTCGCGCGGAGCTGACGCAGCAGGGAACCCTCGTCGTCGGCGCGTTTCCGGGGCCCGTGGACACGGCAATGGCGGAAGCTGTGCCGCTCGACAAAGCCGCCCCCATCGAGGTGGCAAAAGCCGTGCTAGAAGCGATCGCCCAGGGCGCTGAAGAGGTGTATCCCGACCCAGTTTCTCAGCATGTGTTTGCCAACCTGAAAACGCCGCTCAAAGAGGCTGAAAAGCAGTTTGCTGGGATGTTGCCGCAATGA
- a CDS encoding LysR family transcriptional regulator, whose translation MDRLDCIQSFVRVVETGSFSAVARERHTTQPTVSKQIAALEDYLDVQLLTRSTRKLQLTPEGERFFEHCQVVLEAAAAAEASVGQRQNPVGTLRVSCPVAFGQHQLMPYLKGFLERYPDIKLDLNLSDRFVDLVEDGTDLAIRIGQVTDSTLISHRIGTTRRITVAAASYLGDRPEPQTPEDLAHHNCIVYTRLASGNEWHFQCPTRGPIHITATGNLQVDNSVAIREAVLAGLGIAVCPVWLFGDLLDSGRLRLLLKDYQPLPLPIYAVYRRSRFVPAKVRCFIEYLTEKFRLNPWVSNDSR comes from the coding sequence ATGGATCGCCTCGACTGCATTCAGAGCTTTGTGCGCGTGGTGGAAACGGGCAGCTTTTCGGCGGTGGCTCGCGAACGCCACACCACCCAGCCCACCGTCAGCAAGCAAATTGCTGCGCTCGAAGACTATCTGGACGTGCAGCTCCTGACGCGCTCTACCCGCAAACTCCAGCTCACGCCAGAAGGGGAGCGATTTTTTGAGCATTGCCAGGTGGTGCTAGAGGCGGCAGCAGCGGCCGAAGCCAGCGTGGGGCAGCGCCAAAATCCCGTCGGCACGCTGCGAGTAAGCTGCCCTGTCGCGTTCGGGCAACATCAGCTCATGCCCTATCTCAAGGGTTTTCTAGAGCGCTATCCCGACATCAAGCTGGATCTAAACCTGAGCGATCGCTTTGTCGATTTGGTGGAAGACGGCACGGATCTGGCGATCCGCATTGGTCAAGTGACTGACTCCACGCTGATTTCCCACCGCATTGGCACCACGCGCCGCATCACCGTTGCGGCTGCGTCCTATTTGGGCGATCGCCCAGAACCCCAAACGCCCGAAGACCTCGCCCATCACAACTGCATCGTCTACACGCGCCTGGCCTCTGGCAATGAATGGCACTTTCAATGCCCCACCCGCGGCCCCATTCACATCACCGCAACGGGCAACTTGCAGGTGGATAACTCCGTCGCCATCCGCGAAGCCGTCCTGGCGGGACTGGGCATCGCCGTTTGCCCCGTCTGGCTATTTGGCGATCTGCTGGATTCCGGTCGCCTGCGGCTCTTGCTCAAGGACTATCAGCCCCTGCCCCTGCCCATCTACGCGGTCTACCGCCGCAGCCGCTTTGTCCCTGCCAAAGTGCGCTGCTTTATTGAATATCTCACGGAGAAATTTAGACTGAATCCGTGGGTCTCCAATGACTCACGCTAA
- a CDS encoding AzlC family ABC transporter permease — translation MPEFLRGGTRALGIVAGFLPTAVSFGAIAIQTKLSAEATLGLSAWIFAGASQFAAIEGLRQGLAALSILITVLVMNLRHVPMSLAIARHRYARFPIWQRWLLCHGLVDEVFALEMSDPQRPFAYYLGMHCCCWAAWVAGTWLGCVVGLRIPERWLTFALPALFIYLLVNAIRQLHHPNRWIVLALSLILAIASTTLGSTGLLVSILGIAAIATLGMTKSDRAGRAS, via the coding sequence ATGCCAGAGTTTTTGCGCGGCGGGACGCGGGCGCTGGGAATTGTAGCCGGATTTTTGCCGACGGCCGTGAGCTTTGGGGCGATCGCCATCCAGACCAAGCTGTCGGCGGAGGCGACCCTGGGCCTGTCGGCGTGGATCTTTGCAGGCGCGTCCCAGTTTGCGGCCATAGAGGGGCTGCGGCAAGGGCTGGCCGCGCTGAGCATTTTGATCACCGTGCTAGTGATGAACCTGCGCCATGTGCCCATGAGTCTGGCGATCGCCCGTCATCGCTATGCCCGGTTCCCCATCTGGCAGCGCTGGCTGCTGTGCCACGGACTGGTGGATGAAGTGTTTGCCCTGGAAATGTCTGACCCCCAGCGCCCGTTTGCCTACTATTTGGGGATGCACTGCTGCTGCTGGGCAGCGTGGGTGGCGGGCACCTGGCTCGGCTGCGTCGTTGGGCTACGGATTCCCGAACGCTGGCTGACCTTCGCCCTGCCTGCGCTGTTTATTTACCTACTTGTCAACGCCATTCGTCAGCTTCACCATCCCAACCGCTGGATTGTCCTGGCGCTCAGCCTGATCCTAGCCATAGCCAGCACGACGCTGGGTTCAACGGGCTTGCTGGTGTCAATTTTGGGCATCGCGGCGATCGCTACGCTGGGGATGACCAAGAGCGATCGGGCAGGAAGGGCATCGTGA
- a CDS encoding peptidylprolyl isomerase: MAISPPFIVINGQQQLSLAQAVRYLQAAGKLDEMIGEILRQFVLDQALGDRAGGQPTGAEVEAAIAQFRQQADLTDPLAFQTWLESQGLDVEALQTQTQRELQLRQLRDRLTEPHLSQYFIERKLDLDQVVLSRLAVGDRDLAEELYQQLLEGASFETLAQDYSQTGDRLFNGMLGLLSRGSLPDALRAAVDAATPGDVLPPLFIEPENLWCVFRLDRVLPATLDHPEVLEALRNELFDQWIMRQLDGLDIEVLVGE, translated from the coding sequence ATGGCTATTTCTCCCCCGTTCATCGTCATTAATGGCCAGCAGCAGCTTTCTCTTGCCCAGGCGGTGCGATACTTGCAGGCGGCGGGCAAGCTGGACGAAATGATTGGCGAAATCCTGCGGCAGTTTGTGCTGGATCAGGCATTGGGCGATCGCGCTGGGGGGCAGCCGACCGGGGCAGAGGTGGAGGCGGCGATCGCCCAATTTCGCCAGCAGGCTGACCTCACCGATCCCCTCGCGTTTCAAACCTGGCTGGAGTCTCAAGGACTAGATGTAGAAGCCCTGCAAACCCAAACCCAGCGGGAACTCCAGCTTCGCCAACTGCGCGATCGCCTGACGGAACCACACCTGTCGCAATATTTCATCGAGCGCAAGCTAGATCTCGATCAGGTCGTGCTGTCGCGGCTGGCGGTGGGCGATCGCGATTTGGCGGAGGAGCTTTATCAACAGTTGCTAGAGGGCGCAAGTTTCGAGACCCTGGCGCAGGACTATTCCCAAACGGGCGATCGCCTGTTTAACGGAATGCTGGGTCTGCTGAGCCGAGGCAGCCTGCCCGATGCCCTCCGCGCTGCTGTCGATGCGGCGACTCCGGGTGACGTGCTGCCGCCGCTGTTTATCGAGCCAGAAAACCTGTGGTGTGTCTTCCGACTGGATCGCGTCCTGCCTGCCACGCTCGATCATCCGGAGGTGCTGGAAGCCCTGCGGAATGAACTCTTCGACCAGTGGATCATGAGGCAGTTGGATGGTCTGGATATTGAGGTGCTGGTGGGAGAGTGA
- a CDS encoding GTPase domain-containing protein, translating to MNMLPPHIPFAQFGQSCSKFFRLSDTCNILVVGDTGAGKSTLIRRALDVSVRQEITRGISRAPYRNIRGSVSIYDSEGLERRPQKVKKDILQFLKNKKQSNLCKNQIHLVWYCLNYQNANREGNLEVDWIKELANYAPVMLVVTRSPRNKESYVEQLISQTDCNLKIDTVVRVCAEAETYDEILEAHGLDRLCEASEKVLNDRTNSLIQEAIGSMKMSAVKWIGEGAFLRGLLGIIPGTSYAGIVPLVRNRILKRMFGGVSSEFHFNCIEEDLAAISKWSLLLETSAVLQDKLSEVDWQGFNSMTEALQWISESIKNFADSFLLENEMFSNLSDTLSKWAKFSWNLPFDIHPALAIFFVVETAFMASAWMQVLEEAKLDFYEGNSDVNLKSRMDEKLQQMLDWMTQWIPQESSESQSYAAT from the coding sequence ATGAATATGCTGCCACCGCACATTCCGTTCGCCCAATTCGGACAGTCTTGCTCAAAATTTTTCCGTTTAAGCGATACGTGCAACATTTTAGTTGTCGGTGATACAGGTGCAGGCAAGAGTACACTTATTCGTCGTGCGCTCGATGTATCTGTGCGTCAAGAAATAACGCGAGGAATTTCGAGAGCGCCCTACAGAAATATAAGAGGGAGCGTATCCATCTATGACTCTGAAGGATTAGAGAGAAGACCTCAAAAGGTTAAGAAAGATATTCTACAATTCCTGAAAAACAAAAAGCAGAGTAATCTTTGCAAGAATCAAATTCATCTCGTTTGGTATTGTTTGAATTATCAAAATGCGAATCGAGAAGGGAACTTGGAAGTAGACTGGATTAAAGAACTTGCCAATTACGCTCCAGTTATGTTAGTTGTTACTCGCAGCCCTAGAAATAAAGAATCTTACGTTGAGCAACTAATCAGCCAGACTGACTGTAATTTGAAAATTGATACAGTTGTTCGTGTTTGCGCAGAAGCTGAGACGTATGATGAGATATTAGAAGCACATGGCTTGGATAGGCTATGTGAAGCTTCAGAAAAAGTTTTGAATGATCGAACCAATAGCTTAATCCAAGAGGCAATTGGCTCGATGAAGATGAGTGCGGTGAAGTGGATAGGAGAAGGCGCTTTCTTAAGAGGTTTGCTCGGCATTATACCAGGCACGTCTTATGCAGGAATCGTGCCACTTGTCAGGAATAGAATTCTTAAAAGAATGTTTGGAGGAGTATCTTCTGAGTTTCATTTTAACTGTATAGAGGAAGATCTGGCTGCAATTTCTAAATGGAGTTTGCTTCTCGAAACCTCTGCTGTCTTGCAAGATAAACTCAGCGAGGTTGATTGGCAAGGGTTTAATTCTATGACTGAAGCCCTGCAATGGATAAGTGAATCAATCAAGAATTTTGCCGATAGCTTCTTGCTTGAAAACGAAATGTTTAGTAATTTGAGTGACACCCTATCTAAGTGGGCTAAATTTTCCTGGAATCTTCCCTTCGACATACATCCTGCCCTTGCAATCTTCTTTGTTGTTGAAACAGCATTTATGGCTAGTGCCTGGATGCAAGTTTTAGAAGAGGCAAAGTTGGATTTCTATGAAGGAAATTCAGATGTGAACCTGAAATCAAGAATGGATGAAAAGCTTCAGCAAATGCTCGACTGGATGACCCAATGGATTCCACAAGAGAGTTCAGAGTCTCAAAGTTATGCCGCGACTTGA
- a CDS encoding cytochrome P450, with amino-acid sequence MNTLPPGTFGLPFLGETLNFFTDPNFAQKRHEQYGNLFKTRLLGKPTIFMRGVEANQFVLSNENTYFSVDWPPSTKALLGKLSLALQTGHEHQSRRKLLAQAFMPRALSGYIRTMETITQRYTQRWQQQGELTWYPELRNYTLDIACKLLVGLDKGSQTRLGHVFETWCQGLFSIPLNLPWTAFGKAKRARRLLLQEMEQIICDRQQRLSQSLNSSDGPESDGPEASDALDLLIRARDEDGQSLSLEELKDQVLLLLFAGHETLTSAIASFCLLTAQSPDVLEKLRAEQRGFDPAAPLSLDLLKQMTYLEQVLREVLRRIPPVGGGFRTVLQDCTYGGYTIPKNWSVLYQIGPTHQDASLYPQPERFDPERFSAAQLGDRSADQQRYGYVPFGGGIRECLGKEFARLEMKIFATHLLRHWQWTLLPDQDLSLVVVPTPHPRSGLRVAFTALKAG; translated from the coding sequence ATGAATACCCTGCCCCCTGGCACCTTTGGACTGCCTTTTCTCGGCGAAACGCTCAACTTCTTCACCGATCCGAATTTTGCCCAAAAGCGCCATGAACAGTACGGCAACCTGTTCAAAACCCGCTTGTTGGGCAAGCCAACGATTTTTATGCGGGGTGTAGAAGCAAATCAGTTTGTGCTGAGCAACGAAAACACCTACTTTAGCGTAGACTGGCCGCCCAGCACGAAGGCGCTGCTGGGGAAGCTGTCGCTGGCCCTGCAAACCGGGCACGAACATCAGTCGCGCCGCAAGTTGCTAGCCCAGGCCTTTATGCCACGAGCGCTGTCGGGCTATATCCGCACGATGGAAACCATCACCCAGCGCTACACCCAGCGCTGGCAGCAGCAGGGCGAACTAACCTGGTATCCCGAACTGCGAAACTATACGCTGGATATTGCCTGCAAGCTGCTGGTGGGGCTGGACAAGGGTTCCCAAACTCGCCTGGGTCACGTTTTTGAAACCTGGTGTCAGGGGTTGTTTTCGATTCCGCTGAATTTGCCGTGGACAGCTTTTGGCAAAGCCAAACGGGCGCGGAGGTTGCTCCTGCAAGAAATGGAGCAGATCATCTGCGATCGCCAGCAGAGACTCTCTCAGTCCCTCAATTCCTCAGATGGGCCAGAGTCAGACGGGCCAGAGGCCAGCGACGCACTGGATTTGCTGATTCGCGCCCGCGACGAGGACGGTCAGAGCCTCAGCCTAGAAGAACTGAAGGATCAAGTCTTACTGCTGCTGTTTGCGGGGCATGAAACCCTGACCTCGGCGATCGCCTCCTTTTGCCTGCTCACGGCCCAGTCGCCCGACGTGCTAGAGAAGCTGCGGGCCGAGCAGCGTGGATTTGACCCAGCCGCGCCGCTGAGCCTCGACTTGCTGAAACAAATGACCTATCTAGAGCAAGTGCTGCGAGAGGTGCTGCGGCGCATTCCCCCGGTTGGTGGCGGCTTTCGCACGGTGCTGCAAGACTGTACCTATGGTGGCTACACCATCCCCAAGAACTGGAGCGTGCTGTACCAGATTGGGCCAACACACCAAGATGCATCCCTCTATCCCCAGCCAGAGCGGTTTGACCCAGAGCGATTTAGCGCAGCCCAACTGGGCGATCGCTCGGCCGATCAGCAGCGCTACGGATATGTGCCCTTTGGCGGCGGCATCCGCGAGTGTTTGGGGAAAGAATTTGCTCGGCTAGAAATGAAGATCTTTGCCACTCATCTGCTGCGGCACTGGCAGTGGACGCTGCTGCCCGACCAGGACTTGAGCCTGGTGGTTGTGCCCACCCCCCATCCTCGCAGCGGGCTGCGGGTGGCGTTTACGGCGCTGAAGGCTGGCTGA